From the Helianthus annuus cultivar XRQ/B chromosome 17, HanXRQr2.0-SUNRISE, whole genome shotgun sequence genome, the window TAAATTTTTCCCCattcccctctctctctctctctctcgtggTATTTTTCCTTaatcatattatattatattatattatattatattatattatattatattatattatattatattatattatattatattatattatattatattatattatattatattatattatattatattatattatattatattatattatattatattatattatattatattatattatattatattatattatattatattatattatattatattatattatattatattatattatattatattatattatattatattatattataatataattataataactATTAATTAGTAACTTCTTCATCTGGTTATGATTTTAAGCCGTGATATTGGGCAGCAGTGTTGCCGACCTTCGGCTCAGGCTGCATCGGTGGTGGGTGCCACCGCCGATTACCGCCATCCGGCTGAATTCGGGCTTAGCAGGATGATGATGGTGTTCAACGTTGATGGACTAAGCAAGGCGTCAGAGAGAGTTGAACTTCCGGCGACCAAAATTGGGTTCCGGGCAAACTTCCATGAACCGATCAAGGCTTGCATGTCGCAGCTTTGTGTAGATCCGTGATTTTCAACCCACCCTCGACACTTGACATGTTAGGTAAGTGAAATCTGTACAGATTGAGTTTCCGACCAATTGGGTCATTTTTTCATTAGCTATTGATTACATGTTATCAAACTCAAGACAAATGGTACTTGATgatgtttgtttttattttcatgagTACAAATTGTATTATCTTTGTTGATGGCACTGCCATCTTCTTGGTTGATATTTTAAATTGTCATTTCATAGTTGAAACTTTAATAATGAGGGTAGACCCAGCATTTCCCAACCGTAGTCTAAATTTTACTTACCGTACATAGTAGATGATCAAATGGGTTTGCAATTTGTAACAGTTATataatttttaagaaaaaaatgATCAAATGGGTTTGCAATTTCGTcataatttgttttatttgtttttgtccCATCTTATTTAATTATTTGTTTGGATGAAGATTTGTGAAGAAGCTACTACAAATTCGATCATGTTTAAATTATTTCATGGTTTTTTTGGCCTTTCTGGATTATGTTGTTTATTATTCGTTCATTATTACACATGACTGTGAAACTAGGGCATAGGAGAACAAAACCAAAGTAACTAGATGTTGGTACAAAGTTCAAGATTTATTTAGAACACAAAAGTGGCTTTTTATAGTCTTTGCGTTATTTGTCACTATCTTGCTTGGTTATAGTATTGGGTGCTCCTGTGCTGTATTTACCTTTAAGTTATTGAAGAATATAGAAACGGCTTCTTTATAGGCTTTTCTTTGTTTGTCATTACTCCGCTTACATTGTTTGTACTAAAAAATGTCTGCTTACTAATGTTCATTTAGGTGTTCATGTATTACTTGATGGCTTCATATTGATCCTACTTTGGTCTACACTAATAGGTATAGGCTTAGTTGTAGTCTTATAAAATCGTAAGATATGTTACCAGGGCCCAATTCCAACACCACTGGAGTATGCCCCCATGTAATGAAGTAGTATATTTTGAGATGTATGCGTTAAGGCAATTACATGATGAGAATTGGAAAGCAGCATTGGCAGATTCCGCTGAAGCTATAAGGTTAGGCGCAACATGTCTTAAGCGAATGTGTAAACGGTTTATTCAGGATATCCGTCTATAGAATGTTGTCTTCGACAAGGATGCTGGACGTGCGTTACTTGATACACTAGGTATGGATGCAAATATAGAAGATGGAACATAGTATAATTAGATGGGTGGCTCCTTCTGTAATAATTTCCTCTTCAACATTGTTGGGTGAAACTATTATACAATTGTTTTCTATGCTATTATATTATTTATCTGGCAGAATACTGATTTTTAAccattttttgtttgtttatatgcATACAGGTATGTCATAGACCATGACAAAAATAAGGCTCAAGAATTGAGACAGGTTAAATTTTGCCGTTATTTTCATTTGTCTTGTGTTTTAATTATCGGTCGTTTTTCAACTTCTGCTTCACTAAGGGGTGTTATCTGTAACCAGGTCGTAGGAGGTTCGGGTCCAATGAGTTCCAACCAAAAGTCAAAACGGGTTGGTTTAAAAAGGGGTCGTTTGGTTTGGGTCGTAGTAGGTTATGGTCTCAGTTTGTTGTTATCCTTGATAACAGGTACGGAATCGAGCAACACCTTGTTCatagttatattattattattattattattattattattattattattattattattattactgaaATGTTTATTCATTATATTAATTACAAGTTCTATAAATAACGAGCTCGTTGATGCTGGCTCTGACAtagttatattattattttttgttgttgttgaaatGTTGTTGCACCTTGCTCTAACATGGTAATATCATTTATGTAGTGAAAGAAGTTACTTATATTTACACATGAGGTCTAATTTAAAGAAtcttgtttatatttatttctaggaAAAAGTGGTGGCGAAACCAAAGAGAACTTGCTgaggaaaacaaaaaagaaatAGAAAGTAAGAATGAAAAGAAACGGCCAATAGAAATTGCCTGAAGAAAACAAAAAACTAATTGAAAAAGAACCTGGTGAAAAAAGGGAAAACAAGAAAGGAATCAAAGGGAAAAGAGAACTTGTCAAGGAAAAGGCAAAAGAGAATGAAGGAAAAAACATGATAGAAGCACTAAGGAATCAAAGGGTTAGAATGGAAAGACGTGGAGTTTTGAAGATGAGTGCACATTTAGTCCATAGTGCATTACTTTCAAAGGGGGATTCTAGAAGACTAGAGTGTGAGTACGATCTATTTGGGTATTACATGTACTTAAATTGTGATGATTTTGAAGCGGTTTTTACATTCACCGAGCTGACCGGTGCTTTCATCACTTCTTATATAATGTAAGTGCCTATATCTAGTATAAATTACCGTTcataaaacaaacttattttatTGAAACTTATTTTATTGATTCGGTTTATGTATGTTAACTGCAGGTTCCTGTATGAGCAAATTAAGAAAGAGCAAATGCATGATCGTGAAATATGATTTATGAACCCGTTTGCAATTTTGCAGGCTGTTCAACACAAACCCAAACCTAAACACATCTAGGATGCAAGTAGAGCGGTTGCAGATCAATTGTATAAAAGAAAGTGCAATGACATCATCCTATTGCCCTAGAATCCCGGGTTTGATTTTCCTTTTAAATAAGTATTCGTAAAGACCTATTATCTTAATTTAGTTTGATTGAATTTTGGATTTTGAAGAAACCATTGGGTGTTGGTAGTACTAAACCTGAAAACAACTACTTGCTATTAACTTTATTCGTTACTGCCTAGAAGTGTTGATGAGCAGTTCAGGCAAATTATTGATACATAAGTAATACAAACTATCATAATGGATGATAAAAGAGTTGGAATATACTTTGAtataattttgattttttatagGGCAAGGGCCGTGTATGCTTCacgaagttttttttttaaccacaaatttggatcactaatggaccattggagtatcatcgtgccaccatcggaaccacccgatcatatccatctccactagacataatgcctatacaccaattcaggaggaaacccaataaatatgggaacaccccccttgtgagaatcgaacccaggacctattggtcccaaagtcttatctcacccctaagatgccactaggctataaagccattgACAAAATAACTACGAAAAGCTTCACGAAGTGGTGCCAACATATGGGTTAAACTCATCTGGATTAACGCTAGGGTAAGCACTTAAATCCTTATTTAAATTGTAGTTGTAATGATAATGTAAATATTGAAACCCTTTGGTTTAAACTTAAAATGCAATGGTTTCACATTTCTTGATATTTTTAATTGTGTAGTGTCCACGTCAGCCGGGAGGTACTGAATGCGGCTACTATGTGATGAAGTTCATGAAGGAGATAGCGTAGGAAGGAGTTGAAATACTTGAGAATGATAACGTACGTTTAGGAATATTTTAGTCTATATATTAGAgaaatatgtatttatatatcCAAACAAATGCTTAAATACATATATTAGGATTAAAATCTGATTTTtaagatttattttatttaattgttgtcTTAGGTTGGGAAAGGAGTAGAGGAATACTCGCCCGTGGATATGGATGGCATTCGCGAAGACTGGTCGACAAATGCGTTTACCTCTATTTTTAAGTGACAAATCGTATTTTAGGTGTTGACGATGTATTGACAAACAATTATTTTTTGTTAACATTAAAATATTTGTAGTATACTTGAAAAATGATTATGTAATGGATTATTTTGGTATATCTATATACGAAGTACTATATATAAGCATTTCCCATGTACAAAGTTATAATTTTCCTTAAAATTTTAAGATGGGATATCAAAAGCCAGTTAAAAACTATAATTTTTGACAACTCTTTTCCCTTTCTACCCTCCTCTCCCTACAACATCACAGTCCATTACACAACCCTGCGATTACACAACCTCTCTCTTCATGAATTAGCAATTAATATCATTAATCTGCCATTTGAATGCAGAATTCGACGTTCCCAATCCCCCAACCGACGAATCACAAACGTTCCCGTTTGCCATTCCCACCTTCCCATTAAAGAGAGGTAAACCCTAGCAACCAGATTCCCCATTCCAAAACCTGCAATCACTACAACATAACCGAAGCTAATTTCTGTCCAGAAATCTCCAATCTGAGAAAAAAAACTTGAAATTCATTCATGGCGATGGCGAAATACGATCTGACACCTCGAATTGCTCCGAATCTGGACCGGCATCTCGTGTTCCCGCTGCTCGAATTCACTCAGGAGCGTGAACTATACCCGAACGATCAGATTCTCAAAGCGAAGATCGAGCTTTTGAACAACACTAATATGGTTGATTACGCTATGGATATTCACAAAGTCTCTGTACCACACGGATTATGTTCCTCAAGGTAGTCAAAGTTTTTATTTATGTTAGGGTTTTAGTTATTGTTTTTGGCTGTTTTGGTTGGATATTTGTGGTTTTGGGTTGTGTGAATGAGAACTTATGTTGCTGTTTGAATTTTGTATGTGTTTGATATTTGGATGAATTTATCTTATCAAAAATTAATATACTTTGGAGCAGTAACTAAAAGATGTTCATAACCTTAGAGATCTTGCTGGTAGTGAACGCCTTTTCCAAGAGCGGGTCAACCGGGGATCGGCTAAAAGAAACTCAGGTATATACTACACTTCTGGCTCGAGCTGAGCCCGTTCAGGTTACTTACTGGTTAGTTTACACATTTTATCTAACTAACTCTTACCATGTTTAAAACCACACCATCAACAGGAGTTTGTCATCACGAAGTGATGACATATTTGACATAGCAAAGAAGGAAGAGCACATACCTTATCAAAACTCAAAGGTCACATACTTCAGGTATATTATCAATAAGAAAACTAGATATTACAATTCATTTTTTTCCTTTGAAACATATGCTGATCATCTTCCATCGTCAAAACATATGCTTAGGTGGCGATTCAAAGATGTTAATGGTGGTCAACGTTTCTACAGCACCATCTTTGGTCAACGAGTCAGTTCATTGACCACCTGATTGCTTGATACGTATCATGTTCCGGTATGCATACTGTCGATTCCGCCGCAACGCGTGGGTATTTAAGTCTTTAGTATATTTTAGTGGTTTATGGATTCTTTTTGTACTTGTTATGTTGATTTTTTTATGAATTAATTTCAGCACCATTCATCCAGATTACTTTCCACCCGAAGTCGTAACATATGAGCGATGGGCACTGTCAACACTGGAGAAAAAGAGCATATTGGGCTGGATCCAAAACACTTTTTGTCAGAAATTATGTGTTTTAAAAGTAACTATTCTGCCAAATATGATCTTCAAGAATATATTATCTCAATACAgatttaatattttataaaaaccaAAGTATTTTAGTGAGGTTTATGCACTAAACACACTTGTTGTCGACTTCTAACCCATTCAACATGTTTTTTGGTTAAGCATACCATCTCTGGTAATGTTTTATTTAGTTACTCTTTTGTGGTACTTTCCATTGTAGAAGTTTCTTGTCTTGTATTTATAATATATTCAATGCAGGTTGGAGCTAAACATCAACAAGCATTTATTAGGAGAATTTGTAGAATTCAAAGGGAAGAATGATGATATCACGTCCTTAAGAAACATAAAGAGGTCGAAAGTTAGCCGTGTGATGATCCAAAAAAACAAGCATGTTTGGTTTAGGTACTTTCTAATACCACATGTTTATTTTATCCATCTTAATTTAAGTTTATAGTCTTGGAAATATATTAAACATATGAGAAGTTTCTAAAAAATGGCTAAATGAACGCATTGAGTAAAGTGTCAAAACAAGTAATCCATAAACACTTTCAACTTTTTAAACAATTCTGGTGACTAAATGTAGCTCATTCAAAGCTTCAGGTTctatatgcaccaacagattacAGGAGTGAAGGGTTTTCGGGTTCAGAGTGGTGGAACCAAGAAACAGTGAGATCGAGCACAGAGGTGGTGTTTTAGCTTCAATAAACTGCTAAAGTTGAGAATTAAATTGTGGTCAATAATATCCATGTCACTAAGCCCTTAAATCTTTCTCGCCCTTAAATTTTTTAGAATGGTTTTTTGATTTTcagaaattttttatttttcagaaattttttattttttagatttcttttattttttcagattgtttttcaattttatgattttttttttaatcttttagagtttttttattatattttttaatatggATCGATCCGGGTAGTGATCCGTCCATTAAAATTATTTGGATATGGATCGGATCACGATCCATTATGTTGGATCATGGATCGGATCATGATCCATTTAAGTTGGATCATTAATG encodes:
- the LOC110923091 gene encoding eukaryotic translation initiation factor 3 subunit E-like, which encodes MAMAKYDLTPRIAPNLDRHLVFPLLEFTQERELYPNDQILKAKIELLNNTNMVDYAMDIHKVSVPHGLCSSRDLAGSERLFQERVNRGSAKRNSGVCHHEVMTYLT